The Paramisgurnus dabryanus chromosome 3, PD_genome_1.1, whole genome shotgun sequence genome includes a window with the following:
- the apnl gene encoding actinoporin-like protein, producing MAESAEAVAATVGNWRAATIEITNLTNNYCLLNPKVFLESGDISNPPQPTVRSLKTEVCTFSKSATTATGSVGVMTYDLFERNTNDVIETMAIMFSVPWDYNLYKNWFAVGIYPKGKECNQALYKEMYYQKTQKGFVREEANGSGINHEGNYLDIRATMCPLGRAIIKVEVWDKLFTPLGQQVN from the exons ATGGCCGAGTCTGCTGAGGCTGTGGCTGCCACTGTGGGCAACTGGAGAGCCGCCACCATAGAGATCACCAACCTGACAAACAACTACTGCCTACTCAACCCAAA AGTCTTTCTGGAGAGCGGTGATATCTCCAACCCACCTCAGCCCACGGTTCGCTCCCTTAAAACCGAAGTATGCACCTTCAGCAAGAGCGCCACCACGGCCACCGGCAGTGTGGGGGTCATGACCTATGACCTCTTTGAGCGAAACACAAATGACGTCATTGAGACCATGGCCATCATGTTCTCAGTGCCCTGGGACTACAACCTGTACAAGAATTGGTTTGCAGTGGGCATCTACCCTAAAGGGAAGGAATGTAATCAGGCCCTTTATAAAGAAATGTACTATCAAAAAACCCAAAAAGGCTTTGTGAGGGAGGAGGCTAATGGGTCAGGCATTAACCATGAGGGAAATTACTTGGACATCAGGGCCACCATGTGTCCTTTGGGCAGAGCCATTATAAAAGTAGAAGTGTGGGACAAGCTGTTTACTCCACTGGGTCAACAGGTTAATTGA
- the LOC135769555 gene encoding uncharacterized protein, whose amino-acid sequence MQNAESVSATLTTNRNCTMEITNVSSVYCLINPKVHMFSGFSCHPPQPTIRSSKSEVCSFTKSENTATGAVGVMTYDLFHMQNRMCTQRMAILFSVPFDYSRYKNVLGVGLFESSRGCDKALYNHMYDGKDFSQFTRVDAAGSGVTHKAQGVELRATMSNVGKAIIKLEIYDMLS is encoded by the exons ATGCAGAACGCAGAGAGCGTGTCAGCCACTTTAACCACCAACAGGAACTGCACAATGGAGATCACCAACGTTAGCAGCGTCTACTGCCTCATCAACCCAAA AGTACACATGTTCAGTGGGTTCAGCTGCCATCCTCCCCAGCCCACAATTCGTTCGTCCAAGAGCGAGGTCTGCTCATTCACTAAGAGTGAAAACACAGCCACGGGGGCCGTAGGCGTCATGACCTATGACCTCTTCCACATGCAGAACCGCATGTGCACTCAACGCATGGCTATTCTGTTCTCCGTTCCCTTCGACTACAGCCGCTACAAGAACGTTTTGGGGGTCGGGCTGTTCGAGAGCTCCCGTGGATGCGATAAGGCCTTGTACAACCACATGTATGATGGGAAAGACTTCAGCCAGTTTACTCGTGTGGATGCGGCAGGGTCTGGAGTCACCCATAAGGCACAGGGAGTTGAATTAAGGGCAACCATGTCAAATGTGGGCAAAGCTATTATTAAACTGGAGATCTATGACATGCTGagctaa